One Candidatus Poribacteria bacterium DNA segment encodes these proteins:
- a CDS encoding AAA family ATPase, giving the protein MASVIKSPLMQSEQATSYSFLGGFMPKLFVKNFINIREAEIDMDKTLVVFIGETASGKSVLAKLIYLFQELIGDFRQHIRHINAYPPEHLKTPGQELATVFRTQIARKFREFFGDAKGFAKLNSHQQEIGTEEKKGEKEETHPSVPPPREPNVDSDFEIVYHYTAESAIRLTLTDEKSLHIELPTVMDEVEDLCYNLLEKLKSIDLKQSDSTETASDAPKETDASSESDAQLNKNADQFHYILNMAIGMSKITEKLAGKHRDGLFIPADRNIAANYPDALKRIFYGGIKSDLNTRAATRSRANLHLIARFLEKNEEFLDIFSTQNFRSLFDERIEEESRDVDKPMMEFLLKKISFILNGEYETTDKISQSRLFFHPAGESTTFLENASTGHQNLIRILQDAFMSMLYNEMIFRVIEEPEAHLHPTTQKHLMHIIALMRNYIDSQIVMTTHSPYLLAVLKNLLTAGRRSKKNPEAAAAMEARVPKLCWLMPEDVEVYHLKDGRSHSIVQSKKKSILKNPLADLLSDF; this is encoded by the coding sequence ATGGCGAGCGTTATCAAATCGCCATTGATGCAATCCGAACAAGCAACATCCTATTCCTTCCTTGGAGGCTTCATGCCCAAACTATTTGTCAAAAATTTCATAAATATCCGCGAAGCAGAAATCGATATGGATAAAACCTTGGTGGTTTTCATCGGTGAAACCGCCAGCGGGAAAAGCGTCCTCGCGAAACTGATCTATCTTTTCCAAGAGTTAATCGGCGACTTTCGCCAACACATCAGACACATTAATGCCTACCCTCCAGAACATTTGAAAACGCCAGGACAAGAATTGGCGACGGTCTTTCGCACACAAATCGCTCGTAAATTCCGTGAGTTTTTTGGTGATGCCAAAGGGTTCGCAAAACTAAATAGTCATCAGCAAGAGATTGGAACGGAAGAGAAGAAGGGTGAAAAAGAGGAGACCCATCCCTCCGTCCCTCCACCCCGCGAGCCAAATGTCGATAGCGACTTTGAAATCGTTTATCACTATACAGCTGAAAGTGCCATCAGACTGACGCTAACCGATGAGAAATCGCTCCATATTGAATTACCCACCGTTATGGACGAAGTTGAAGACCTGTGTTACAACCTATTGGAGAAACTGAAAAGCATTGACCTAAAACAATCCGACAGCACTGAAACGGCGTCTGACGCTCCTAAAGAAACAGATGCGTCTTCAGAAAGTGACGCTCAACTCAATAAGAACGCCGATCAATTCCATTACATTTTGAATATGGCGATCGGAATGAGCAAGATCACGGAGAAATTAGCCGGTAAACATCGTGACGGTCTCTTCATTCCGGCAGATAGAAATATCGCTGCCAACTACCCAGATGCCCTTAAAAGAATCTTCTATGGTGGCATAAAAAGCGACCTCAATACGCGCGCCGCAACCCGTTCACGTGCCAATCTCCATCTTATCGCACGCTTCTTGGAAAAAAATGAAGAATTCCTCGATATCTTCAGCACACAGAACTTCCGGAGCCTTTTTGACGAAAGGATCGAGGAAGAATCGAGAGATGTCGATAAACCGATGATGGAATTCCTGCTCAAGAAAATTTCCTTTATCTTAAACGGTGAATACGAAACGACAGACAAAATTTCTCAATCCCGTCTTTTTTTTCACCCAGCGGGTGAGAGCACAACATTCTTAGAAAACGCCTCGACAGGGCATCAAAATCTCATTCGGATCCTACAAGATGCCTTCATGAGTATGCTTTACAATGAAATGATTTTCCGCGTGATTGAAGAACCCGAAGCGCATCTCCATCCAACAACCCAGAAACACCTCATGCATATCATCGCCCTGATGCGAAATTACATTGACAGCCAAATCGTTATGACAACCCACAGTCCATATCTTTTGGCGGTGCTTAAAAACCTCCTAACCGCCGGGCGACGGTCAAAGAAAAATCCAGAGGCTGCTGCTGCAATGGAGGCGCGTGTTCCAAAACTATGTTGGTTAATGCCTGAAGATGTGGAGGTTTATCATCTTAAAGACGGGAGAAGCCATTCTATTGTCCAATCGAAAAAGAAGTCGATTCTCAAAAATCCACTTGCCGATCTCCTTTCAGATTTTTAA
- a CDS encoding potassium channel family protein, with protein sequence MYEKHGETIKAQTFLDALQSDAVSVTLTNCTIEGVVDLFSIELERDANDRILLNKRLSCIGCTFKNIVNFRTVVFHQEVDFRRTLFESDLDFDEAILHGPCAFREAIFQRRADFHSAIFHKSASFWRARFYNAADFHRVQFRENAVFHETNFLTEVNFRSVLFQGILDCTGTWFPETTTFSNATFFGTAHFTAAQFVSVAAFGDVKYTPDTFFHAVKAKLGRKQHRPTEFYLDSRYIDEVANPFFQRYVADRQFIRAFNQANPILAKLWRWSSDYGRSLVLWAFWSLFFAFLFALAYMPLPTWMPPWLQDWTPRFHQSTGAYSGEPLTFWNCFYFSIVTFTTLGFGDIVADNAAARLLVTLEVIFGYLMLGGLISIFSNKLASRS encoded by the coding sequence ATGTACGAGAAGCACGGAGAAACAATCAAAGCACAGACCTTCCTTGACGCCTTGCAAAGCGATGCCGTATCCGTTACCTTGACGAATTGCACGATCGAAGGGGTTGTTGACCTCTTTTCTATCGAATTGGAACGGGACGCGAATGACCGGATACTCCTCAATAAGAGACTCTCCTGCATCGGGTGTACGTTTAAAAACATCGTCAACTTTCGGACAGTCGTTTTCCACCAAGAGGTGGACTTTCGGCGCACGCTTTTTGAGTCGGATCTTGATTTCGATGAAGCGATTTTACACGGTCCCTGCGCATTCCGTGAAGCAATCTTCCAACGGCGTGCCGATTTCCACAGCGCAATCTTCCACAAGAGTGCCAGTTTTTGGCGGGCGCGATTTTATAACGCCGCTGATTTCCACAGGGTTCAATTCCGTGAAAACGCGGTTTTCCATGAGACGAACTTCCTCACTGAAGTCAATTTTCGTAGCGTGCTGTTCCAAGGCATCCTCGACTGCACAGGAACATGGTTCCCTGAAACGACAACATTCAGCAACGCCACATTTTTCGGGACTGCCCACTTCACCGCCGCACAGTTTGTCTCCGTCGCTGCCTTTGGCGACGTTAAATATACCCCAGACACTTTTTTCCACGCTGTGAAAGCCAAACTTGGCAGAAAACAGCACCGTCCGACCGAATTCTATTTAGATAGCCGATACATCGACGAGGTCGCGAACCCTTTTTTTCAAAGGTACGTCGCCGACCGGCAGTTCATACGTGCGTTCAATCAGGCAAATCCGATATTGGCAAAGTTATGGCGATGGAGTTCCGACTACGGTCGGAGCTTGGTCCTCTGGGCGTTCTGGTCTCTCTTTTTTGCGTTTCTGTTTGCGCTTGCGTATATGCCGCTCCCGACGTGGATGCCACCTTGGCTGCAAGACTGGACCCCTCGCTTCCATCAATCGACAGGTGCTTATAGTGGTGAGCCGTTAACCTTCTGGAACTGTTTCTATTTCAGCATTGTTACCTTCACGACGCTCGGTTTCGGGGATATCGTTGCGGATAACGCCGCTGCGCGTTTGCTCGTTACACTGGAAGTCATTTTCGGGTATTTGATGTTGGGCGGATTAATCAGCATCTTCTCAAACAAATTGGCGAGTCGGAGTTAA